The following proteins are encoded in a genomic region of Bacillus sp. FJAT-22090:
- the flgM gene encoding flagellar biosynthesis anti-sigma factor FlgM — protein sequence MKISNIGLNQVNPYKRNQQQTEKVQNASKASTDQLEISSVAKSMQTKSPVEVEQAERVQAIKAQIDAGTYKVDAKQLASNILNYYRI from the coding sequence ATGAAAATATCAAACATTGGGTTAAATCAAGTAAACCCATATAAACGCAATCAACAACAAACTGAAAAAGTACAAAATGCTTCCAAAGCATCTACGGATCAATTAGAAATTTCTTCTGTAGCGAAAAGCATGCAAACTAAATCTCCTGTAGAAGTAGAACAGGCAGAACGCGTTCAAGCAATAAAAGCGCAAATAGATGCTGGGACATACAAAGTAGATGCAAAACAACTTGCATCGAACATCCTCAATTATTACCGTATCTAA
- a CDS encoding TIGR03826 family flagellar region protein — protein sequence MGELKNCPTCGEFFNYTGIREVCNNCAMNEEKQYEVVYRFLRKRENRAATIERIVEATGVEEALLHKWVRKNRLQPAMFPNLGYPCDNCGRITNQGKLCKSCTEELKSGLRQFDAAKEFREKVANQDNGTYHMDGKRK from the coding sequence ATGGGAGAACTTAAAAATTGCCCAACTTGCGGAGAATTTTTTAACTATACAGGAATTAGAGAAGTATGTAACAACTGTGCAATGAATGAAGAAAAACAATATGAGGTAGTTTACCGCTTCTTGCGTAAGCGCGAAAACCGTGCCGCAACAATTGAAAGAATAGTAGAGGCAACTGGCGTGGAAGAAGCACTTCTACACAAATGGGTACGTAAAAATCGCTTGCAACCAGCGATGTTCCCAAACCTTGGGTATCCATGTGACAATTGTGGTAGAATTACGAATCAAGGAAAACTATGCAAAAGCTGTACGGAAGAACTTAAATCAGGACTCCGTCAATTTGATGCAGCAAAAGAATTTCGAGAAAAAGTTGCCAATCAAGACAATGGTACCTATCATATGGATGGCAAAAGGAAATAA
- a CDS encoding ComF family protein — protein MNCLLCGSIFQSPPTWRKLILYEIEATSCIRCLSKFEKADARFDLSDFEGTPYEGALNSVTALYSYTEAMKSYLHQYKFLQDVALANVFAEEIRLLFEKREGIVVPIPMHPDKLLTRTFAQVDELLKSAGVRFQHLLAKTETAEQGKKSKKERLEASPLFKVTGKVEAKTYILFDDIYTTGTTMHHAAKVLKEAGADRVEAITLIKG, from the coding sequence ATGAATTGTTTACTATGTGGAAGCATTTTTCAATCACCCCCTACATGGAGAAAGCTGATTCTGTATGAAATAGAAGCCACTTCTTGTATAAGATGTTTAAGTAAATTTGAAAAAGCCGATGCCCGATTCGACCTTTCTGATTTTGAAGGTACTCCCTACGAGGGAGCACTAAATTCAGTGACAGCTCTTTATTCATACACCGAAGCAATGAAAAGCTATTTGCACCAGTATAAATTTTTACAAGATGTTGCATTAGCCAATGTTTTTGCTGAAGAGATTCGTCTTTTATTCGAGAAAAGGGAAGGAATTGTAGTACCAATCCCCATGCATCCAGATAAGCTACTAACAAGAACCTTCGCCCAAGTGGACGAGCTATTGAAGAGTGCAGGGGTTCGATTTCAGCACCTTCTTGCTAAAACTGAAACAGCTGAACAGGGAAAGAAATCAAAAAAGGAAAGACTAGAGGCAAGTCCCCTTTTCAAAGTAACTGGCAAAGTAGAAGCAAAAACCTATATTTTATTCGATGATATTTACACAACCGGTACTACCATGCACCATGCAGCTAAGGTTTTGAAGGAAGCTGGTGCAGATAGAGTAGAAGCAATTACTTTAATAAAGGGATAA
- a CDS encoding DEAD/DEAH box helicase, translating to MSSCSELLLWSKEHARGTNDHVFDWSGQLTSLQQKASEELLASVQQNKSHLLHAVCGAGKTELLFPSIFASLKDGKRVCVAAPRTDVILELFPRFQKVFPKTTIHALYGGAPNQEGFADLILATTHQLYRFEDAFDVVFVDEADAFPYYADETLRRAVTKAAKKNAAIHYVTATPTKSLKTTNQSILSKRYHGHNLPVPRFSGLWGYARQLKKGKVPTKLQQWIEEKTKNNTPFLVFLPTIEMLENFPGDLPRVHAEHPDRKEIVMQLREKKIPGLLTTTILERGITIENVHVAVVGAEQQIFTSSALIQISGRVGRSFQYPNGDIVFFHHGITHEMDKAKESIERWNEA from the coding sequence GTGAGTAGTTGTTCAGAGTTACTTCTTTGGAGCAAAGAGCATGCTCGCGGCACGAACGATCATGTGTTTGACTGGAGCGGCCAACTTACATCGCTTCAACAAAAGGCAAGTGAAGAGCTCCTGGCAAGTGTTCAACAAAACAAGTCCCATCTTCTTCATGCAGTTTGCGGAGCAGGTAAAACAGAGCTACTATTTCCCTCAATATTTGCCAGTTTAAAAGACGGAAAACGAGTATGTGTTGCAGCCCCTCGTACAGATGTGATATTAGAATTATTCCCACGATTTCAAAAAGTCTTCCCTAAAACAACGATCCACGCATTATATGGTGGAGCCCCAAACCAAGAAGGCTTTGCCGATTTAATACTCGCAACTACACATCAACTTTACCGTTTTGAAGATGCATTCGATGTTGTGTTTGTAGACGAAGCAGATGCCTTTCCATATTACGCTGATGAAACCCTAAGGCGAGCAGTCACAAAAGCGGCAAAAAAGAATGCAGCCATTCATTATGTAACAGCCACTCCTACCAAATCCTTGAAAACTACCAACCAATCTATTCTTTCCAAAAGATATCATGGACATAATTTACCTGTTCCAAGGTTCAGCGGACTCTGGGGCTACGCAAGACAATTGAAAAAGGGGAAAGTTCCAACTAAATTGCAACAATGGATCGAAGAAAAAACAAAAAATAATACCCCGTTTCTTGTCTTCCTACCAACAATTGAAATGCTCGAAAATTTCCCAGGAGATTTACCAAGAGTTCATGCAGAACATCCTGATCGAAAAGAGATTGTTATGCAACTTAGAGAAAAGAAAATACCAGGACTACTAACAACTACTATTTTAGAAAGAGGCATAACAATAGAAAATGTACATGTAGCAGTAGTTGGAGCGGAGCAACAAATCTTTACTTCTAGTGCACTTATCCAAATAAGTGGAAGAGTCGGTCGTTCTTTTCAGTATCCAAATGGTGACATTGTCTTTTTCCATCACGGAATTACACATGAAATGGACAAAGCAAAAGAGTCAATCGAAAGGTGGAATGAAGCATGA
- a CDS encoding DegV family protein — translation MKTVVVTDSTAYIPKEIHDKLNIRMVPLSVVFGNETYREEIDINTIEFYDKIRNERALPKTSQPALGDFVKTFEELSKEYDTVISIHLSSGISGTLAGAKQAGEMVEEIEVYTFDSEISCMVQGFYVLRAAEMAQAGVNPDEILKELNVMKETTRAYFMVDNLDHLHRGGRLNGFERVIGSVLQVKPILHFENKVIVPYEKVRTRKKAMKRIADMLQEDANKYAKLQATIIHANNEQEAITWKNELEALLPNVQFTISYFGPVIGTHLGEGSMGLGWVKID, via the coding sequence ATGAAAACGGTAGTAGTAACGGACAGCACAGCCTATATCCCAAAAGAAATTCACGATAAACTCAACATTCGCATGGTTCCACTTAGCGTGGTCTTCGGAAATGAAACATATCGAGAAGAAATAGACATTAATACAATAGAGTTTTACGATAAAATCCGAAACGAGCGCGCGCTTCCCAAAACGTCGCAACCAGCACTTGGAGATTTTGTCAAAACCTTTGAAGAACTTTCGAAAGAATACGACACAGTCATTTCCATCCATCTATCGAGTGGTATCAGCGGAACACTAGCTGGAGCAAAGCAAGCTGGTGAAATGGTAGAAGAAATTGAAGTGTACACATTTGACTCAGAAATTTCATGCATGGTTCAAGGCTTTTATGTTCTTCGTGCTGCTGAGATGGCACAAGCAGGTGTCAATCCAGACGAAATTCTAAAAGAACTAAACGTAATGAAAGAAACAACTCGTGCGTACTTTATGGTGGACAACCTTGACCATCTTCATCGAGGTGGTCGCTTAAACGGTTTCGAACGTGTCATAGGCTCTGTTCTTCAAGTGAAACCAATCCTTCACTTTGAAAACAAAGTCATCGTACCTTATGAAAAAGTCCGCACACGCAAAAAAGCGATGAAACGTATTGCAGACATGCTTCAAGAGGACGCAAACAAATATGCAAAACTGCAAGCAACTATCATCCACGCAAACAACGAACAAGAAGCCATCACTTGGAAAAACGAGTTAGAAGCACTTCTTCCCAACGTTCAATTTACAATCAGCTACTTTGGACCTGTAATTGGAACTCACCTGGGTGAGGGCTCGATGGGTCTAGGATGGGTAAAAATCGACTAG
- a CDS encoding nuclear transport factor 2 family protein, which yields MKFMHALILAATVFTLAACNSNEEEATNIGSANNAPTDAQSVTEHGAKDKAAEEVGFEMAGGNIEEATNVPEEEKTAILEAFNEYMEAFNVEDINRYMNTISKNPEGFNYADEKTVVQETFTEYDTIRKAENTTIIKYDKSQAQVFANINIALSQPSTGAKLDRDGRQVTVFAKEDGKWLVTSVYFIGESSE from the coding sequence ATGAAATTTATGCACGCACTTATACTCGCAGCAACCGTGTTCACGCTAGCTGCATGCAATAGCAATGAGGAAGAAGCAACAAATATTGGCTCTGCGAATAATGCGCCCACGGATGCACAATCGGTAACGGAGCACGGTGCAAAAGATAAAGCAGCGGAAGAAGTTGGTTTTGAAATGGCTGGAGGGAATATAGAAGAAGCGACAAATGTCCCAGAAGAAGAAAAAACTGCTATCCTCGAAGCATTCAATGAATACATGGAAGCATTTAATGTAGAAGATATTAACCGCTACATGAATACCATTTCCAAAAATCCAGAAGGTTTTAACTATGCAGATGAAAAAACAGTAGTACAAGAAACATTCACGGAGTATGATACGATTCGAAAAGCTGAAAACACGACAATCATTAAATACGATAAATCCCAAGCGCAAGTATTTGCGAACATTAACATCGCACTATCACAACCAAGTACTGGAGCAAAGCTTGATCGTGATGGTCGTCAAGTAACAGTTTTCGCAAAAGAAGATGGCAAATGGCTTGTCACAAGCGTCTATTTTATAGGTGAATCATCTGAATAA